The following proteins come from a genomic window of Macrobrachium rosenbergii isolate ZJJX-2024 chromosome 37, ASM4041242v1, whole genome shotgun sequence:
- the LOC136825388 gene encoding techylectin-5B-like, which produces MKYASLLLLLATPYCMATSQMRPCGYDDVCEAIVFNQLALAAIREEMKGLVSAFNNTKPSGDLVPRNELSTCETEKQDLVSQIKSLEGKLKEMIPQGDEGADAEREELNLTVEKLRSLNEQLKTEASQLEGEVAKHRERIDQLIKNVRPVDCADVQIQGNTESGVYTVYQNGTLATKDVYCDLETAEGGWTVFLKRQLQTEPVDFNESWENFKNGFGNAESEYWLGNDVIHSLTSQGPSTLRVEAESFSGEKRWAEWSLFNVADEANKYQVTFDQYQETSTLGDSLSSNSGSFFTTFDRDNDHQDELNCAVGSKHSLWGKGGWWYFACGSTRPTAPLKHTDYWNSACWLTFDKEGSQVTSLRNLSMKFRRHNYQQMSFGAN; this is translated from the exons ATGAAGTACGCCAGTCTGTTGTTACTACTGGCGACGCCATATTGCATGGCAACTTCTCAGATGAGACCGTGTGGGTATGATGACGTCTGCGAAGCGATTGTCTTCAATCAGCTCGCCCTGGCTGCCATACGCGAAG AAATGAAAGGACTTGTGTCGGCATTTAATAACACGAAACCCAGCGGAGACCTTGTTCCAAGGAATG aactCTCCACCTGCGAGACTGAGAAGCAAGACTTGGTGTCCCAGATAAAAAGTCTAGAAGGTAAACTTAAGGAAATGATTCCCCAAGGCGACGAGGGAGCTGACGCCGAGAGAGAGGAGCTGAATTTAACAGTCGAGAAGCTTCGAAGCCTCAACGAACAGCTGAAGACCGAAGCTTCGCAGCTTGAGGGCGAAGTGGCCAAGCATAGGGAACGCATAGATCAGCTTATCAAGAATGTGAG GCCTGTAGACTGCGCTGACGTTCAAatacagggaaatacagagagcGGCGTCTATACAGTGTATCAGAACGG AACACTGGCAACCAAAGACGTGTACTGTGACCTTGAAACGGCAGAAGGAGGATGGACCGTCTTTCTGAAACGCCAGTTGCAGACGGAACCAGTCGATTTTAATGAGTCTTGGGAGAATTTCAAGAATGGGTTCGGCAACGCTGAATCCGAGTATTGGCTCG GAAATGACGTCATCCACTCACTGACGTCACAGGGTCCCTCCACACTGCGAGTCGAAGCCGAAAGCTTTTCGGGAGAGAAGCGTTGGGCTGAGTGGAGTCTGTTTAACGTGGCAGATGAGGCGAACAA GTACCAGGTGACTTTTGACCAGTACCAGGAGACCAGTACCTTGGGAGACAGCCTGTCGAGCAACAGTGGAAGTTTCTTCACAACTTTTGACAGGGACAATGACCACCAGGATG AACTGAACTGCGCCGTCGGTTCCAAGCACTCCCTATGGGGAAAGGGTGGCTGGTGGTACTTCGCCTGTGGGTCAACACGCCCCACGGCGCCCCTGAAGCACACGGACTACTGGAACTCCGCCTGCTGGCTGACCTTTGACAAGGAAGGGTCACAGGTCACGAGTCTGAGGAACCTCTCCATGAAATTCAGGCGCCACAATTATCAGCAGATGTCTTTTGGGGCTAACTGA